One window of the Gambusia affinis linkage group LG01, SWU_Gaff_1.0, whole genome shotgun sequence genome contains the following:
- the LOC122838884 gene encoding prickle-like protein 2, whose product MSLEMEKTITKLMYDFQRNSTSDDDSGCALEEYAWVPPGLNPEQVHQYYNSLPEEKVPYINSPGEKYRIKQLLHQLPPHDNEVRYCNALDEEEKRELKIFSNQRKKDNLGRGNVRPFPLTVTGMVCEKCGGQINGGEIVVFAARAGHGKCWHPACFVCCTCEELLVDLIYFLQDGKIYCGRHHSERLKPRCCACDELIFADECTEAEGRHWHMKHFCCYECETTLGGQRYIMKDGRPHCCNCFESLYAEYCDACGEHIGIDQGQMTYDGQHWHATEECFCCARCKRSLLGRPFLPKQGQIFCSRSCSAGQDPEESDSSDSAFQSARSRESRHSTKIGKKERRNAEQDRRSTEPRQSAPPPMPERLSAEIDPLSVPMDRLSLSSSQTPSRTPNRTPSRTPSRAPSLNQVWMSRDEPYIPASYEGPKRDPSPTPASIHLLGQCNARQGYNPNTNAHPPAQSPANPGKRPDSWGKEQGNAKRTPMAALRGHSFNENWIHHSQDEFRPNKLRTQMSFNEMSSQNQGFSDKRSTSLHGFQRDGRPPLTRRNHITAMSFNEPLTPLEQTPRGSMDSITMSNTAGNSLDGATKRQEHLSRFSMPDLSKDSGVNVSEKSNMGTLSSSVQFHSTESLSSSRPYNNNMYTPLRVGYPLQYWDGPQDVGFDGKGRVGLMGSSGNLRMAPMSDRMPRRRINAQESISQQQQPQPRPHKHHRGTNGNGHHRSGRHHKRSRRSRSDNALHLVADRPTQMVELPYRRVQEDYDRFPSGQAARELYGVDSGGHRQMPHRPCPRTTSDLTLQNAGWQPVGLGGPCWNDGYMEAADPWCSSCSSSSESEADEGYYLSDPIPRPVQLCYINNEELRHRYSPSGIGAHHGPLHGPIHGQLHSRQRRKSKNCIIS is encoded by the exons GTGCATCAATATTATAATTCTTTACCTGAGGAGAAAGTGCCATACATAAACAGCCCAGGAGAGAAATACCGCATCAAGCAGCTGCTTCACCAGTTGCCCCCACATGACAATGAG GTACGTTACTGCAACGCACTGGACGAGGAAGAGAAACGAGAGCTTAAGATCTTCAGCAACCAGCGGAAAAAAGACAACTTAGGCAGAGGGAACGTCCGTCCATTCCCCCTCACCGTGACCGGGATGGTCTGTGAGAAG TGCGGAGGTCAGATAAATGGAGGGGAAATTGTAGTTTTCGCTGCCAGGGCGGGACATGGAAAATGTTGGCACCCTGCTTGCTTCGTCTGCTGCACATGTGAGGAGTTGCTGGTGGATCTCATCTACTTCCTTCAGGATGGGAAGATCTACTGCGGCCGACACCACTCTGAGAGGCTGAAACCACGCTGCTGTGCCTGTGATGAG TTAATCTTTGCTGATGAATGCACTGAGGCAGAGGGAAGGCACTGGCACATGAAGCACTTCTGCTGCTACGAATGCGAGACCACCCTCGGGGGCCAGCGCTACATCATGAAGGATGGACGGCCACACTGCTGCAACTGCTTCGAGTCTCTTTATGCAGAGTACTGCGATGCCTGTGGAGAACACATAG GAATTGACCAAGGCCAGATGACATATGATGGGCAGCACTGGCATGCCACTGAGGAATGTTTTTGCTGCGCTCGCTGTAAGCGTTCCCTGCTGGGCCGTCCTTTCCTCCCAAAGCAGGGCCAGATCTTCTGCTCACGGTCCTGCAGTGCTGGACAG GATCCAGAGGAGTCTGACTCCTCTGACTCTGCTTTCCAAAGTGCTCGCTCTCGAGAATCCCGCCACAGCACCAAGATTGGCAAGAAGGAGCGCAGGAATGCTGAGCAGGATCGCCGGAGTACAGAGCCCCGCCAGTCAGCTCCTCCACCCATGCCCGAACGCCTGTCTGCTGAAATTGATCCCCTTTCTGTTCCAATGGACCGACTAAGCCTTTCATCCAGTCAGACTCCGAGCAGGACACCTAACCGTACACCGAGCCGCACTCCAAGCCGAGCCCCAAGCCTTAACCAAGTGTGGATGAGTAGGGACGAACCCTACATCCCAGCTTCATATGAGGGCCCTAAAAGGGATCCTTCCCCAACCCCTGCATCCATACACCTGCTGGGTCAGTGTAATGCCAGGCAGGGATACAATCCCAACACAAACGCACATCCACCTGCCCAGAGTCCTGCCAACCCAGGCAAGAGGCCTGATTCCTGGGGGAAGGAGCAGGGCAATGCAAAGAGGACCCCTATGGCTGCCCTTAGGGGTCACTCCTTCAATGAGAACTGGATCCATCACAGCCAGGATGAGTTCAGACCCAACAAGCTCCGTACCCAGATGAGCTTCAATGAGATGTCTAGCCAGAATCAGGGTTTCTCTGACAAGAGGAGTACCAGTCTTCATGGATTCCAGAGAGATGGCAGACCCCCGCTGACAAGGAGAAACCACATCACTGCCATGAGCTTCAACGAGCCCCTCACTCCACTGGAACAGACGCCTCGTGGATCCATGGACTCAATAACTATGTCCAATACTGCAG GTAACTCTCTAGATGGGGCCACTAAACGCCAGGAGCATCTGTCCAGGTTCTCCATGCCTGACCTGAGTAAGGATTCAGGCGTAAATGTGTCAGAGAAGAGCAACATGGGTACCCTCAGCTCCTCAGTCCAATTCCATAGTACAGAGTCGCTGTCTTCTTCTCGCCCTTATAACAACAACATGTACACTCCCCTGAGAGTCGGGTACCCACTTCAGTACTGGGATGGCCCGCAAGACGTTGGCTTTGATGGCAAAGGTCGTGTTGGATTGATGGGCAGCAGTGGGAACCTGCGGATGGCTCCTATGAGTGACAGGATGCCACGCCGCCGCATAAACGCCCAGGAGTCAATTTCACAGCAACAGCAGCCACAACCAAGACCCCACAAACACCATCGTGGGACTAACGGTAATGGTCACCACCGCAGTGGTCGCCATCACAAACGCTCCCGCCGCTCGCGCTCTGACAATGCTTTGCACCTAGTGGCAGACCGCCCCACTCAAATGGTGGAGCTTCCCTATCGCCGCGTACAAGAGGATTACGACCGCTTCCCCTCCGGTCAAGCTGCTCGGGAGTTGTATGGTGTGGACTCAGGCGGGCACAGGCAGATGCCCCACCGGCCTTGCCCACGCACCACTTCTGACCTTACTCTGCAAAATGCTGGCTGGCAACCAGTGGGACTGGGTGGGCCATGCTGGAATGATGGCTACATGGAGGCTGCTGACCCGTGGTGCTCCAGCTGCTCCTCTTCTTCTGAATCTGAGGCTGACGAGGGGTACTACCTGAGCGATCCAATCCCTCGGCCTGTGCAGCTGTGCTATATCAACAATGAGGAGCTGCGCCACCGCTATAGCCCATCTGGGATAGGGGCCCATCACGGGCCTCTGCACGGACCGATTCATGGCCAGCTCCACAGCCgccagaggaggaagagcaaaAACTGTATAATTTCCTAG
- the LOC122838945 gene encoding uncharacterized protein LOC122838945 isoform X3: MSHERAAMDHARAPETQESKADKRLTGSTASPAEIKKRPIRRVRSPSAPRAWLSRSYKPKFGGPVYKPRFPGDHHSFHKAGFHNQHHHYLKHRPYVHRKDYPPPKPWLLAMKEKEKQKQREKEKEKEREKQHHEQRESTERSSPSKQNASRPVLPRSTSSRDKDMQITVYNQECEMFGLVAKMLIAKDPSLERPIQFSLQENLRDIGKRCVDAMEKFIEDYDSRKLLH, encoded by the exons ATGAGCCACGAGCGTGCAGCAATGGACCATGCCCGAGCGCCAGAAACACAGGAAAGCAAG GCTGACAAGAGGCTGACTGGCAGCACTGCTTCTCCTGCCGAG ATTAAAAAGAGGCCAATCAGAAGAGTGAGAAGTCCATCTGCACCAAGAGCATGGCTATCCAGGTCTTACAAACCAAAGTTTGGAGGGCCTGTCTACAAGCCTCG TTTTCCAGGAGACCACCATTCATTTCACAAAGCTGGTTTCCACAATCAACACCACCACTACCTGAAGCATCGGCCTTACGTCCATCGCAAGGATTACCCTCCACCTAAACCGTGGTTGCTCGCAATGAAGgaaaaggagaagcagaagcagagggagaaagagaaggagaaagagagagaaaagcagcatcATGAGCAGAGAGAGAGCACTGAGAGAAGTTCACCTTCAAAACAAAACG CTTCTAGGCCTGTCTTACCAAGGTCCACTTCCAGCAGAGACAAGGACATGCAGATCACT GTTTACAACCAGGAGTGTGAAATGTTCGGCCTTGTAGCAAAGATGCTAATTGCAAAGGATCCATCCCTGGAGCGTCCCATCCAGTTTTCGCTGCAAGAGAACCTCCGGGACATTGGCAAACGCTGTGTGGATGCCATGGAGAAATTTATTGAGGACTATGACTCCAGGAAACTTTTGCACTAA
- the LOC122838945 gene encoding periphilin-1 isoform X2 translates to MSHERAAMDHARAPETQESKADKRLTGSTASPAEIKKRPIRRVRSPSAPRAWLSRSYKPKFGGPVYKPRFPGDHHSFHKAGFHNQHHHYLKHRPYVHRKDYPPPKPWLLAMKEKEKQKQREKEKEKEREKQHHEQRESTERSSPSKQNASRPVLPRSTSSRDKDMQITVFQNEQNQSRERDHRERSRDGELPLTASQTAARDRAIQQKRREIDEVYNQECEMFGLVAKMLIAKDPSLERPIQFSLQENLRDIGKRCVDAMEKFIEDYDSRKLLH, encoded by the exons ATGAGCCACGAGCGTGCAGCAATGGACCATGCCCGAGCGCCAGAAACACAGGAAAGCAAG GCTGACAAGAGGCTGACTGGCAGCACTGCTTCTCCTGCCGAG ATTAAAAAGAGGCCAATCAGAAGAGTGAGAAGTCCATCTGCACCAAGAGCATGGCTATCCAGGTCTTACAAACCAAAGTTTGGAGGGCCTGTCTACAAGCCTCG TTTTCCAGGAGACCACCATTCATTTCACAAAGCTGGTTTCCACAATCAACACCACCACTACCTGAAGCATCGGCCTTACGTCCATCGCAAGGATTACCCTCCACCTAAACCGTGGTTGCTCGCAATGAAGgaaaaggagaagcagaagcagagggagaaagagaaggagaaagagagagaaaagcagcatcATGAGCAGAGAGAGAGCACTGAGAGAAGTTCACCTTCAAAACAAAACG CTTCTAGGCCTGTCTTACCAAGGTCCACTTCCAGCAGAGACAAGGACATGCAGATCACT GTTTTTCAAAACGAGCAAAAccaaagcagagagagagatcaCAGAGAGCGAAGCAGAGATGGGGAGCTCCCTTTAACTGCGAGCCAGACGGCAGCACGAGACAGAGCCATCCAACAGAAGAGGAGAGAGATAGATGAG GTTTACAACCAGGAGTGTGAAATGTTCGGCCTTGTAGCAAAGATGCTAATTGCAAAGGATCCATCCCTGGAGCGTCCCATCCAGTTTTCGCTGCAAGAGAACCTCCGGGACATTGGCAAACGCTGTGTGGATGCCATGGAGAAATTTATTGAGGACTATGACTCCAGGAAACTTTTGCACTAA
- the LOC122838945 gene encoding periphilin-1 isoform X1, whose protein sequence is MSHERAAMDHARAPETQESKADKRLTGSTASPAEIKKRPIRRVRSPSAPRAWLSRSYKPKFGGPVYKPRFPGDHHSFHKAGFHNQHHHYLKHRPYVHRKDYPPPKPWLLAMKEKEKQKQREKEKEKEREKQHHEQRESTERSSPSKQNASRPVLPRSTSSRDKDMQITEHLEKSPSVKVFQNEQNQSRERDHRERSRDGELPLTASQTAARDRAIQQKRREIDEVYNQECEMFGLVAKMLIAKDPSLERPIQFSLQENLRDIGKRCVDAMEKFIEDYDSRKLLH, encoded by the exons ATGAGCCACGAGCGTGCAGCAATGGACCATGCCCGAGCGCCAGAAACACAGGAAAGCAAG GCTGACAAGAGGCTGACTGGCAGCACTGCTTCTCCTGCCGAG ATTAAAAAGAGGCCAATCAGAAGAGTGAGAAGTCCATCTGCACCAAGAGCATGGCTATCCAGGTCTTACAAACCAAAGTTTGGAGGGCCTGTCTACAAGCCTCG TTTTCCAGGAGACCACCATTCATTTCACAAAGCTGGTTTCCACAATCAACACCACCACTACCTGAAGCATCGGCCTTACGTCCATCGCAAGGATTACCCTCCACCTAAACCGTGGTTGCTCGCAATGAAGgaaaaggagaagcagaagcagagggagaaagagaaggagaaagagagagaaaagcagcatcATGAGCAGAGAGAGAGCACTGAGAGAAGTTCACCTTCAAAACAAAACG CTTCTAGGCCTGTCTTACCAAGGTCCACTTCCAGCAGAGACAAGGACATGCAGATCACT GAACATTTGGAGAAGAGTCCTTCTGTTAAG GTTTTTCAAAACGAGCAAAAccaaagcagagagagagatcaCAGAGAGCGAAGCAGAGATGGGGAGCTCCCTTTAACTGCGAGCCAGACGGCAGCACGAGACAGAGCCATCCAACAGAAGAGGAGAGAGATAGATGAG GTTTACAACCAGGAGTGTGAAATGTTCGGCCTTGTAGCAAAGATGCTAATTGCAAAGGATCCATCCCTGGAGCGTCCCATCCAGTTTTCGCTGCAAGAGAACCTCCGGGACATTGGCAAACGCTGTGTGGATGCCATGGAGAAATTTATTGAGGACTATGACTCCAGGAAACTTTTGCACTAA